The Ferrimicrobium sp. genomic sequence CCCGTCTGAGCAGAGGACCAACACGTCACCCGTAGTTAGCTGCCGTTGGGTAACATCAGGTGAGATGGCGAGCTCTCTGCCCAGGCACCGCGTAAGTACCGAACGCGCTGGGTGACTCGCGGCTTCGGCTGGAGAGATCAGCCCTCGTCGCATCATCTCCCCCACCTGAGAATGATCACTCGTGAGTTGTTCGACCTTGCGTCCACGGATGAGGTAGCACCGCGAGTCACCGACATGTGCCACGAGGGCGGTGTCTGACGAGATGGCCAGTGCTGTCAGGGTGGTGGCCATGCCGTTGTTATGACAACGCAGCGCCTCATCGAGGACTGCTTGATTGGCCAGTCGAAATGCGTTTCGCAGTCGGTTCTTGATCGATTTCTCCGACGACGTGCGCCAAGTGGCTACAGCCGTCTCAACCGCAAGACGACTTGCCACCTCACCGGCATCGTGTCCACCGAGACCATCCGCCACAAGGAACAAAACGCCGCCAACTGTCTCCTGGTCTTCTACTGCAGCGGCATAGTCCTCGTTCGCCTCCCGCACCAGACCGCGATCCGATCGCAGGCTCCAGGTCAAACCTGCACCAGCACCCGACGCACGCAACAGACCATTGCCCCGCAGACGCGGTTCCCCAGAC encodes the following:
- a CDS encoding Stp1/IreP family PP2C-type Ser/Thr phosphatase → MAQMSDWSGEPRLRGNGLLRASGAGAGLTWSLRSDRGLVREANEDYAAAVEDQETVGGVLFLVADGLGGHDAGEVASRLAVETAVATWRTSSEKSIKNRLRNAFRLANQAVLDEALRCHNNGMATTLTALAISSDTALVAHVGDSRCYLIRGRKVEQLTSDHSQVGEMMRRGLISPAEAASHPARSVLTRCLGRELAISPDVTQRQLTTGDVLVLCSDGLWDLISPQEMVQALYDEVGDAMAQVANVVEELNKLAIYRGAPDNVTIMIIRVHEQQGPTQLTSTSSRWFRRTP